A genomic stretch from Falco naumanni isolate bFalNau1 chromosome 8, bFalNau1.pat, whole genome shotgun sequence includes:
- the TSSK6 gene encoding testis-specific serine/threonine-protein kinase 6, translated as MPKTDGGKKLLCELGYSLGHTLGEGSFSKVKAATSNKHKGPLAIKVVDRQRAPPAFMYKFLPRELSILRKIRHPNIVRTFDVIEISNGKLYIVMEAAASDLLQLVQELGRLPCVPKARDIFAQVVSAMRYLHSRNLVHRDLKCENVLLTAEGQRAKLTGFGFSKEANSYPDLSTTFCGSPAYASPEVLMSIPYDAKKYDMWSLGVMLYVMVTGCLPFDHTHICRMSQQQKKGVQYPEGLPPLPEPCRALITKLLQFNPASRPGVEQVAKNSWLKRDT; from the coding sequence ATGCCAAAAACCGACGGAGGAAAGAAGCTACTTTGTGAGTTGGGCTACAGTCTGGGTCACACATTAGGAGAGGGCAGCTTCTCCAAGGTGAAAGCAGCCACCTCCAACAAACATAAGGGCCCGCTAGCCATCAAGGTGGTGGACCGGCAACGAGCACCCCCAGCCTTCATGTACAAGTTTCTGCCTCGGGAGCTCTCCATCCTGCGCAAGATCCGGCACCCCAACATCGTGCGCACCTTCGATGTTATCGAGATCAGCAATGGGAAGCTCTACATCGTgatggaggcagcagccagtgacctgctgcagctggtgcaggagctggggaggctGCCCTGCGTCCCCAAGGCTCGGGACATCTTTGCACAGGTTGTGTCGGCCATGCGCTACCTGCACAGCCGCAACTTGGTGCACCGGGATCTCAAGTGTGAGAACGTGCTGCTCACCGCCGAGGGCCAACGGGCCAAACTCACCGGCTTTGGTTTTAGCAAGGAGGCCAACAGCTACCCAGACCTGAGCACCACGTTCTGCGGGTCACCAGCCTACGCTTCCCCGGAGGTGCTGATGAGCATCCCCTACGATGCCAAGAAGTACGACATGTGGAGCCTGGGGGTGATGCTCTATGTGATGGTGACTGGCTGCCTGCCCTTTGACCATACCCACATCTGCCGCatgtcccagcagcagaagaaaggggTGCAGTACCCAGAGGGGCTGCCCCCGCTGCCGGAGCCCTGCCGAGCCCTCATCACCAAGCTGCTCCAGTTCAACCCAGCCTCCCGGCCTGGCGTGGAGCAGGTGGCCAAGAACAGCTGGCTGAAGAGGGACACCTGA